ATCGCCTGGAATTGGCTAACAATTCTAACAACAATAGAAGCTAATggttaaaaaatatttcaagttGTTTCCACTCTTAACCCTcatgttatgttgcgggtcaaattgacctagTTCAAAAATCTGGgggaaaaaatgttaaaagtatttttttcagtatgaaacttcttctgcttggcttaattagtgtaatgaacatataaaatgaaaatggttcatttcacatatttgcaaaccccccctgcatgtttatattacatacagtagatactgtttgtgggtcaatttgacccagcagtAAAGGGGAGGCTAATaagggtcagaagtgtcaaatactaaatgtttctttgcaactgtgtgactgATGTTACACCCCAatcacacacgtacacacacattgggatttttgggggctctccccgggtcaagttgacccaggaaaaTTATTGCTGTccttaagaaacaaacataacaggagggttaactggaCTTTGTTCAACTTAAATCTGACATTGCTCCCAGCTCCAACATCCAAACTCCAAGGTAAATTGAACTCACCAACAGTCTCTTTAGCTGCAACACAttccaaaaacattttattttaatgtaagtTTGGATtttgggtggccaatcagatttcaagtgAGGTTGTGCCACCCCAGGCAAACTTTCGGGACATACCCCTGCTGGAGATTTAAGTTTCAGAAGgagctgttttaaatgttttttttagtatGAAGTTCCTTTTCCAACCCCCTGCATCCTTGTATATATCCATCACAGCTGTGTTGTCATACTCTAGaaacatttaatttgaattgtacATTTCATTCTTTCTCAAAGATGGCgatataaaaacacaatgcTTTTTCATAATGTTCCTTCTTAGTGTGCATTAACTGGCCTTTTCTTTGGAGCATTTCCAAACTCAGCCCTTCAAAAAAATGTGATGCACTCTGAGAAGATtctaaaagactaaaatgtatGAAGCTGTTTTATTCAGGCATCTGTGTTGAATCTTCATTGATGGTAAACACAGACTGACTATGCTCTGGCtttgttttgcttcagtgtTTATTGAGCAACAAACACTGAAAGATGTAGTTAATCTCTGGGTGCCAGGGCTGTGTGGGCCAATACTGTCCTCATGAGAGGAAGCAGAGGGCGGAACATCTCATGCTGTGTCTCGCCAAGTCTACAATTAATTAATTGCAACTCTAACTGGTGTTCGAGTCACAAGAGACAAATTATTTATTGTCCTGGGATTGCAAGTTTCAAGGAAGAGTTGTGAAAGTCTCTTATGACTATCCATAGAGTCACTTTcaaatgtgtatatatatatgtcgtGTCATAAACATAACAATGTAAAGCATCCATGGTTTCTTTAAGACAAAGTTTTCATGTCCTCATGTGTTGAATGCTTCCAGATATCGCACACACTTCAGACCTATGTATAAGATCGCGTACAAGACTGTCACAGAGCTGGAGTGGAGGTGCTGCCCGGCATACCAGGGGCATGACTGCAAGGAGGTGAAAGACATGAGGCTACTCCAAGCAGAGCATTTGCCTCATGATACATCTGCTTCTGGACATATCCCAGTCCCACAAGGTAAAAGACAGAATAGAAAGaaaatatgagaaaaataatcaacagTATGTAACTGCtggaaaaatgtcagaaaacaagCATTCCAATTCTTTTTACCCAaccctttgttttattttcccctATAGCTCCGTCACAGCGATCACACAGCCAGAGAAGCCATCCATGGGGAGGGGAGAGGCAGTTTGGGGGTCAGACAGGTCCCAGGCCACATGGGGGTCATGGAGGAGCTCAAAATGCACAACACCTGGAGGAGGAGGTTCAGCGACTGTCCCAGATGGTCCTCGACATGCAGGCAAGAATGACAGACATGTCGTCAAACATAAGACTGGATTTCCAAGAGGATGCCAGTAAAATGTTTGTTACACTAATGAATAACTACAAACAGCCAGCCAGTGCAAGAGGGCAAGAGGCCCAAACCGTCCAAGTGCAGGACTTCTCTTTTAAGCATGATCCAATAGCCATTGATGACGTCATGAGCAAGATCAGCCAGGTGTCACATGATCTGGAGACTAAGAGAAACACCCTAGATGACCTGCTGGGTCGTGTTAGCCGCCATGATGGACAAATTCATCTGTTAATGGAGGCTGCTCAGAACCACCTGCCCACGCTAACTCCCCCGCAAACCGGTGATCCAGATCTGAGAGCCTACCTGGACGAGAAGATCCGTGCCGTGAGAGAGGAGCTCATGGAGGGCATGGAAATCAAACTGGGGGACTTGAAGAACTCGTGTGATTATAAGATCATGTCAGTTCGGGAGCAGTGCGAGGGACAAGAAGCCAACTACCTCAGCCTGGCCGAGCTCATGGACTCAAAGGAAACTGACCTCCGCAGCGAGATCCAGGACCTCAAGACCAAGTTTGTTGATCCAGTTAATCGGGACTGTGGCTCTGTTCTGGCTCATATGGGGAACCTCGAGATCCATCTGAACTCATCCGAGAAGACAGCAGTTGCTCGATGTCTTTCAGTGGAGGAGAAGCTAAAGAAAGAACAGGTAGAGGCTTTAGAACAGCTGAAGGAAAATCTGGAAGACAAGCTGGCCTCCGTGGAAGACAGATTCACCACCCTGTTGATAGATACAAGCAAGGATTCCTCAGCTGGTGGACCTCCAGAGAGTCAAGATGATCTACAAGGAGACATTAAATCTCTAAGGGGTACTGTTCATACTCTTGAGTCTCGCTTTGACGTCTTACATCAGCTATGTTCAAAGGAGTGCAAGGCTAAAAGTGACCAGCATGATatccagagctgcagaactgCTGTGGAGGCTTTGGAGACGAGACTAGGAGTCCAGCTGAATGGCCTTGGAGCCATGGAGGGACAGCTCCTCAACTGCAGCACCAACATTGAGAACGTTCATGGTGTGTTGAATGGTCTGAAAGGACACATGGGCAAGTTGGAGGACTCGCTGTCAGATGTAGTCCATCAGCAGACTCAGACTGTCCAAAGCCTCAACTCCACCTGGGGCCAGGTTCAATCTGGGGCTGAGCAGGAGGCCAAGGAACTTATGGAACTCCACAAGACTAATAACCATGAACTAAGAAACCGTCTGGACGAGCTGGCGAGGGAGGTGAAAGCCGGGGCCGATAACTGCCGGGGACAGACAGAAGACATCGGGAAGGAGATCGCTCACATGGACAGTCGAATTGTCAGCGTGGAGGGTTTATGCGGGAAGCTGGATCCTATCTCCGGTAGCCTTCAGAGGATCAAAGAGGGTCTGAATAAACATGTCACCGGGCTCTGGACTTGTGTGACCCAGCTGAATGCTACAGTTCGAGGTCATGCACGAGACATTGGGGGATTGAGGGGAACTAGCCAGAACCTCCAGAACCACATCTCTAATGTTGCCAGAGGCCTTCAGGAGCTAATAGACGGCAATCCTGGAAAGACAGGTAAGCTGCAAACACATCATTTGACCCTTGTAATTGCCCACAAGTGTGAGCGATGACAGTTTTTCACTGGGATAAAACCATTTAAACAATTCGTCTAACATGCTCTTGCTCCAGTCAGTACCAAGCTGCAAATTCTACTGTTGTaacatgaagccaatgtggataTGCAAAAATCTGAAGTTCCTTgagtgaccacttgaggctcTTTCAAAAAGCAGAGGAATCCCCATTAAGCCCTATGTTAAAATGCTTGTTCGAGTTTAACATGTtcagagcaagcggcaacctccggtctaaaaatatgagtccaatgctgaagtgctaaaaactgcagttcatcgaggatccgcttgaggctggctccggaagtaccagaaaccacatacacaccaattcaaaaaagacgatctttacag
This is a stretch of genomic DNA from Notolabrus celidotus isolate fNotCel1 chromosome 17, fNotCel1.pri, whole genome shotgun sequence. It encodes these proteins:
- the emilin2b gene encoding EMILIN-2; translated protein: MFRGDAYSGSDTRQRNKNWCAYVVHKNVTCAVVGGTESFVQPEALPCPPELPNCATEVIYRTHFRPMYKIAYKTVTELEWRCCPAYQGHDCKEVKDMRLLQAEHLPHDTSASGHIPVPQAPSQRSHSQRSHPWGGERQFGGQTGPRPHGGHGGAQNAQHLEEEVQRLSQMVLDMQARMTDMSSNIRLDFQEDASKMFVTLMNNYKQPASARGQEAQTVQVQDFSFKHDPIAIDDVMSKISQVSHDLETKRNTLDDLLGRVSRHDGQIHLLMEAAQNHLPTLTPPQTGDPDLRAYLDEKIRAVREELMEGMEIKLGDLKNSCDYKIMSVREQCEGQEANYLSLAELMDSKETDLRSEIQDLKTKFVDPVNRDCGSVLAHMGNLEIHLNSSEKTAVARCLSVEEKLKKEQVEALEQLKENLEDKLASVEDRFTTLLIDTSKDSSAGGPPESQDDLQGDIKSLRGTAKSDQHDIQSCRTAVEALETRLGVQLNGLGAMEGQLLNCSTNIENVHGVLNGLKGHMGKLEDSLSDVVHQQTQTVQSLNSTWGQVQSGAEQEAKELMELHKTNNHELRNRLDELAREVKAGADNCRGQTEDIGKEIAHMDSRIVSVEGLCGKLDPISGSLQRIKEGLNKHVTGLWTCVTQLNATVRGHARDIGGLRGTSQNLQNHISNVARGLQELIDGNPGKTGVRVAVDNSGSAQSSSQSLSVPVGPLDASLLEPTVMETGEAGPPGKMTSSKLPKGTDGSMMPVQGFAGAPASPSKSSDLLTTNTLSTADVVIPHKPSPQRPTTTPGETVSFSAGLTLLPFPGEIGIIRFNKVLVNDGGHYDAQTGIFTAPTDGRYLVTAVLTAQRGESVEAVLSVSNRSIQKLDSSGFLSEQAAPASQDLCNCGSSTSLSLVLSLKRGDRAGLVMTSGKLAISSSPEILSSFSAVLLYPSPSKR